GGGGGATCTGCGAGCCGTTGCCCGGTGTCCGGGTGACGGTGCCGACCACGTCGACGGTGAGGGCGGTGGCGTTCTTGGACGAACCGTCCAGACCTGGCACCGCGATCCGCGTGATCCTCGGGTTCGCGATGTCCAGTCGAGCCGTCTCCTCGTAGTTGAAGTTGCCGGTCACCACCGACAGCGTCACCGGCGGCGCGGCGGGGTCTCCCGCGTGCTGGAGCCACGCCTTCGTCTGCGGCCGGAGGTCCGCGGTGAGCTCGAAGCGGCACGGCAGCGCGGGCTGGTCGAAGTCGGGCTGGTTGCAGCCGGAGACCTTCTGCACGTACTGCGCCGCCCCGTCCACCACGAGCAGGATGCGCTCCGTGCCGTAGGTCGGCAGGTCGACCGGCACCGTCGGCGCGGCCGAGGCCGTCGGTCCGGGCGGGCCGGGCGGGCCGGGCGGACCCTCCGGGCCGGACGCGCCCTCGGGACCCTGGGCGCCGGGGGGACCGGGCGGACCCGGCGCACCCGCCGGACCCACGGCCCCGGCCGCACCCGGCACGCCCTGCTGGTTGACGGTGACCAGCCGCTCGCCGCCCTGGCACGACTTCTTCACCACCCGCACCGAGCCGTCCTTGGCCACGCAGAGACGGACCGGGGCGTCGGAGCCGGCGGCGATCGCCGTGGCCCCGAACGCACCGACCAGCAGCGCGACCGCCAGCAGCAGGACGACCCGGGGGCTCAGCGCTCGCGTCATCCTCGGATCGTCCCGCTGCCGGCCCGCGACCTCCATGGCCCACCCGGGCCATGCGCGGTGGCTCAGGCGCGGGTCGCGGTGACGAGGAGGTACTCCCACCCCATCGTGCCCTCCCGCAGCGCGTCGTCACCGAGCGCAGCGAGGGCGGCGTCGAGCTCGGCGGCGCGGTCGGGGGCGTCGGCCAGCCCGCGGTAGCAGGCGATGGTCGGGCCGTAGGTGCGCTTGAAGAAGTCGCGGAACGCCGCGCCGTCGGCGAACCGCCGGACCGGCAGGGTCTGCCGGCGCGCGTCGACGCCGGTGACCCGGTCGCCGAGCAGCGTGCGGACGTGGCCCTCGTCGCCCCAGAGCGGCGGGGGCTGGGCGCCGGGGGGCGGCGGGGCGGCGTACGGCTTCATGGTGGCGAACATCCGGCCGATGAAGCCCTCCGGCGTCCAGCTCAGCAGCCCGAGCCGGCCGCCGGGTCGCAGCACGCGGACGAGCTCGTCGGCGGCCTCCTGGTGGTGCGGGGCGAACATCACGCCGACGCAGGAGAGGACGGCGTCGAACTCGGCGTCGGCGTACGGCAGGTGCTCGGCGTCGGCGACCTCCCAGCGCAGGGTGGCGCCGGCCGCGGCGGCGGCCTGGCGGCCGGTCTCGACGAGGTCGGGGGTGAGGTCGCTGGCCACCACGTCGGCGCCGGCCAGGGCGGCCGGGACGGCGGCGTTGCCGGCGCCGGCGGCCACGTCGAGGACGCGGTCGCCGCGGTGGACGCCGGTGGCTTCGACGAGCGCGGGGCCGAGCGGGGCGATCACCTCGGTGGCCACGGCGGGGTAGTCCCCCATCGCCCACATCGCGGCGTGCTTGGCCTTGAGGGCGCGGTCGGGATCGGTCTGGGTGCGGGTCTGGGTCATGCCGACGATCCTGGGAGCGGCGGGGCCCCGGCCGCCTCGGCGCGGCCACCCATCCTGGGCGGGCGCGGCGGGCCCGGCTACGTACGCGCCAGGGCGGCCGCCGCGGCCGCGCGCGCGGACGGGCCGTGCAGGCCGAGCTTGGTGTAGGCGTTCTGCAGGTGCCGCTCGACGGTGCGGACGCTGAGGACCAGCGCGGCCGCGATCTCCTCGTTGGAGCGCCCCTCGGCGACCAGGGCCACCACCTCGCGCTCCCGGGCCGAGAGGCCGTCGGCGACCGGGGCCGGGGCGCCGTCGGGCGCCATGAAGCGACGCACCTCCTCGACCATGACCGACCAGGCGGGCTCGTCGCCGAGGAGGATGTGGTTGTCGCTGTCCAGAGGGACCAACCGGGCGCCGGCGATGCGGGTGGCCAGCAGCCGGCCGCCGCTGAAGTCGTTCATCTGGTCGCGCAGCGAGTGGAGCACGAGCGTCGGCACGTCGAGCTCGTCCAGCAGGTCGACGCAGTCCGCCCGGGAGCGCTCGACGAGGGCGGTCGCGGCGGTCGTGGCCGACGCGGCGACCCGCTGGAGCTCGTCCAGCCAGCGTATCTGCTCCTCGGTGGCGCCGGGGATCATCATCGAGGTGAACACGCGGCGGAAGTGGTGCTGCGGCCGGCCCCAGCCGACGCGGATCATCGCCGCGAACGCCGCCAGCTCCTCGCTGTCCGGCAGGGTGCCCACGCCGGCGTAGCTGCCGTAGAACAGCAGCCGGGTGACCCGCTCGGGGTGGCGGTGGGCGTAGGCGATGGCGGGCGGCCCGCCCTGGGCCATGCCCATCAGCGCGAACCGCTCGAAACCCATGTGGTCGGCGACCGCGGTCAGGTCGCCGACTCGCGGCTCGAGGCCGTGGTCGGTGACGTCCCAGTCGGACAGGCCGTAGCCGCGCTCGTCGTAGCGGACGATGGTGACGAAGCGGCCGAGATCGTGCAGGAAGTGCTGCCAGACCGGGCTCTCCCAGTCGTGCTGGAGGTGGCTGAGCCAGCAGGTCGACACCAGCAGCGGCGGCCCCGTGCCCGACACCGCGTAGGCGATGCGGACGCCGTCCGGTGCCTCGCAGAACCGGATCTCCTGGGCCGGGCCCGAGGCGGACATCCTCCGAGGCTAGGTCCGCAGGGGAGAACGAGGAATGGCCCGGACGGGTCAGGCGCGGAAGTGGTGCAGCCGCCGCGCGGCCTCGGCCACCGAGCCGGACATGCTCGGGTAGACCGTGAAGGCCTGGGCCAGCTGGTCGGCGGTCATCGACTCGGCCACGGCCAGCGCGACCGGGTGGATCAGCTCGCTGGCGCGCGGGGCCACCACGACGCCGCCCACGACGATGCCGGTGCCCGGGCGGCACAACAGCTTGACGAAGCCGTCGTGCACGCCCTGCATCTTGGCGCGCGGGTTGCCCGAGAGCGGGAGCGTGACGACCTCGGCCTGCATCTCGCCGTCGTCCACGGCCTGCTGGGACCAGCCGACGGTGGCGATCTCGGGGTCGGTGAAGACGTTGGAGGAGACCTTCTTCAGGTCCAGGGGGTGCACGGTGTCGCCGAGCAGGTGCCACATCGCGATCCGGCCCTGCATGGCGGCCACCGAGGCCAGCATCAGCACGCCGGTGCAGTCGCCGGCGGCGTAGATCCCCTTGGCCGACGTGCGGCTGACCCGGTCGACGTTGACGAAGCCGCCGTCCTTGAGGTGGACGCCGGCCTCCTCCAGGCCCATGTCCTGGGTGTTCGGCACCGATCCCAGCGCCAGGATGCAGTGCGAGCCCTGCACCGTGCGGCCGTCGGTCAGCGCGACGGTGACGACGTCGCCGTCGCGGGTCACCGACTCCATGCGCGAGCGCGAGAGCACGTTCATGCCGCGCCGGCGCAGCACGTCCTCGAGCACGCCGGCCGCGTCGGCGTCCTCGCCGGGCAGCACCCGGTCGCGACTGGAGACGAGGGTGACGGGCACGCCGAGGTTGAGGTACGCCGAGGCGAACTCCGCCCCGGTCACCCCCGAGCCGACCACCACCAGCTCCGTGGGCACCTCGGTCAGGTCGTAGACCTGCTCCCAGGTCAGGATCCGCTCGCCGTCCGGCTGGGCGGTGGGCAGCGTGCGGGGCGCGGCGCCGGTGGCCAGGAGCACGGCGTCGGCGCGCACGATCTCCTCGCGCCCGCCGGGCCGCTCGACGACCACCGTGTCCGGGCCGGACAGCCCGCCGCGGCCCTGGAGGATCGTCACGCCGTCGCGCTCGAGGCGCGCCTTGATGTCGTGCGACTGGTCGGCGGCCAGCGCCTTGACCCGGGCGTTGACCTGGCCCAGGTCGACCCGGATCGAGGTGGCCTCGTCGCCCTGGTGGTCCTCGAAGACCACCCCGAGCTCGCGCGCGCCCGACAGCTCGCTCATCACCTCGGCGGTGGCGATGAGCGTCTTGCTGGGCACGCAGTCGGTGAGCACCGCCGACCCGCCGATGCCGTCGCTGTCGACCAGGGTCACCTCGGCGCCGAGCTGGGCCGCGACGTGCGCGGCCTCGTAGCCGCCGGGGCCACCGCCGATGATGACGACGTGGTCGGGCATCAGAGGTTGATCATGTGGCCGGCGATGCCCTCGACGGCCTCCTTCATCGCCTCCGACAGCGTCGGGTGCGCGAAGATGTTGCGGGCCACCTCGTCGGCGGTCAGGTCCCACTTCTGGGCCAGGGTCAGCGCGGGCAGCAGCTCGGTGACCTCGGGGCCGATCAGGTGGGCGCCGACGATCTCGTTGTGCTCGCTGTCGGCGACGATCTTGACGAAGCCGACCGTCTCGGCCATGCCCCGAGCCTTGCCGTTGGCCGAGAACGGGAACTGCGCGACCTTGACGTCGTACCCCTTCTCCTCGGCCTGCTCCTCGGAGTAGCCGAAGGAGGCGATCTGCGGCTGGCAGAACGTCGCGCGCGGGATGAAGTCGAAGTCGATCTCGATCGTCTCGGCGTCCGCGATGGTCTCGGCCGCCACGACGCCCATCGCCTCGGCGGTGTGGGCCAGCATGAGCTTGCCGGTCACGTCGCCGATCGCGTAGATGCCCGTGACGTTGGTCCGCCCGCGGGCGTCGACCTCGATCGCGCCCCGGTCGGAGACCTTGACCCCGGTGGCGTCGAGCCCGTAGCCGTCGACGCGCGGGGCGAAGCCGAAGGCCGCCAGCATCTTGTCGGCCTCGAGCACCTCGGAGTCACCTCCGTCGGCCGGGCTGACCGTCACCCTGACGCCGGAGCCGGTGTCCTCGACGTTCTCGACCTTGGTCGAGAGCAGGACCTTGACGCCGAGCTTCTTGTACTGGCGCAGCAGCTCCTTGGACACGTCCGGGTCCTCGGTCGGGACCATCCGGTCCAGGAACTCCACGATCGTCACGTCGACGCCGAAGTTCTTCATCACGTAGGCGAACTCCACGCCGATCGCGCCGGAGCCGCCGATGATGATCGAGCTCGGCAGGTCGCTGTCGAGGATCTGCTCCTCGTAGGTCACGACGTTCTGGCTCACCGACATGCCCGGCAGCATCCGCACCTTCGCGCCGGTGGCGATGATGAGGTCGGTGCAGGTGTAGGTGCTCTTCGAGCCGTCGTGGTCGACCTCGACCGCGTGGCCGGCGTCCTGCTGGCCGAGCAGGGTGCCCCAGCCGTCGATCTCGGTGATCTTGTTCTTCTTCATCAGGTAGTGCACGCCCTTGGCGCTGGCGTCCGCGACGCTGCGGCTGCGCTGGTGGGTGGGGCCGTACGACATGGTCGCGTCGCCCTCGATCCCGAAGGTCTTCTTCTCCTGGGTGAGGATGTGCGCCAGCTCGGCGTTGCGCAGCAGGGCCTTGGAGGGGATGCAGCCGACGTTGAGGCAGACGCCGCCCCAGTACTTCTCCTCGATCACGGCGACGCTCTTGCCGAGCTGGGCGGCGCGGATGGCGGCGACGTACCCCCCGGGGCCGGCGCCGAGGACCAGGACATCGAAATGGGTCACGTCACTCACAACGCCAGCCTAGTGGCGAGCCTTCCTGTGACGTCCCGCACCCGGAGGGGCCACTACCCTGCTCCGGTGACGTTGTACGCCGCCTACGGGACCAACCTGGATCCCGCGCGCATGGGCGAGCGCTGCCCGCACTCGCCGATGTCCACCACCGGCTGGGTGACCGGGTGGCGGCTGACCTTCGGCGGCGAGGACCTGGGCTGGGACGGCGCCCTCTCCACGATCGTCGAGGACCCCATCGACCAGGTCTTCGTGGCCGTCTACGACGTCACCAAGGAGGACGAGGCCAACCTCGACGGCTGGGAGGCCGCGGACTCCGGGCTCTACCACAAGCTCAAGGTGCGGGTGGCCACGCTGACCGGCGAGGTCGTGGCCTGGACCTACGTGCTCGACGCCTACGAGGGCGGGCTCCCCTCCGCGTCGTACCTCGGGGTGCTGGCCGACGCCGCCGAGGCCGCCGACGCCCCGGCCGACTACGTGGCCCGGCTCCGCGCCCGGCCCTGCCGCTCGACCGGCCTCTGAACCCGCCGCACCACTAGGGTCTGCCGGGTGACGGAGGAATCCCCCTACGACCTGGCCCGGCGCGCCGCCGAGGCCCTGGCCGAGAAGACCGGCGTCGAGCAGCACGACGTGGCCCTCGTGCTCGGCTCGGGCTGGCTGCCCGCGGCCGACATGCTCGGCGAGACGGTGGCCGAGGTCGCCACCACCGACCTGCCCGGGTTCAGCGCAGCCGCCGTGGCCGGGCACTCCGGCCGGATCCGCTCGGTCCGCGTCGGCGACCTGCGGGCGCTGGTCTTCCTCAGCCGCACCCACTACTACGAGGGCAAGGGCGTCGAGGCGGTCGTGCACGGCGTCCGCACGGCCGGCCGGGCGGGCTGCCGCACCATCGTGCTCACCAACGGCTGCGGCGGGCTCAAGGAGAGCTGGTCGCCCGGCACCCCGGTGCTCATCAGCGACCACATCAACCTCACCGGCCGCTCCCCCATCGTGGGGGCGACGTTCGTCGACCTGACCGACCTCTACAGCGCCCGCCTGCGCGAAAAGTGCCGACAGATCGACCCGACGCTGGACGAAGGCGTCTACGTGCAGTTTCCTGGGCCTCACTACGAGACTCCAGCGGAGGTGCGCATGGCCGGCGTGATGGGTGGACACCTGGTCGGGATGAGCACGACCTTGGAGGCGATCGCGGCCCGCGAGGCCGGCATGGAGGTGCTGGGCATCAGCCTGGTCACCAACCTGGCCGCCGGCATCAGCGGGCAGCCGCTCGACCACGAAGAGGTCCTGGCGGCCGGCCGGTCGGCAGCGCAGCGCATGGGCGCGCTGCTCTCACAGGTGGTGCCACAGTTGTGAACGACACCCGGCAGCGCCTCCTGGACGCCGCCACCCGCGTCCTCGCGGAGCAGGGCGTCGAGAACGCCTCGCTCCTCGAGATCGCCCGACGCGCCGACCAGCGCAACCGCGGTGCCGTCCACTACCACTTCGGCAGCCGCGAGGGGCTCGTCGTCGCGGTCCTCGAGCAGTACGCCGACTACCTCGCCCAGCGTGAGGGCGAGATGCTCAACGCCGCCCGCGAGCGGCCCGACGACGACCTGGCCTCCGCCATCGCCGCGATCGTCCGCCCCTGCGTCCAGCTCGCTGAGGAAGGCTGGCGCGGCGCCTGCTACCTGCAGGTCGTCGCCGAGCTGGTCGAGGTCCCCCTCGCCTCCATGGACCCGGAGGTCGCGGCCATGCTGACCAAGACCGGCGGCGAGCCGGTCTTCGCGCTCATCCACGAGCGGATGCCTCCGATGTCCGACGACCTGCGCGTCGAACGGGTCTCCCTGC
This genomic window from Nocardioides anomalus contains:
- a CDS encoding gamma-glutamylcyclotransferase yields the protein MTLYAAYGTNLDPARMGERCPHSPMSTTGWVTGWRLTFGGEDLGWDGALSTIVEDPIDQVFVAVYDVTKEDEANLDGWEAADSGLYHKLKVRVATLTGEVVAWTYVLDAYEGGLPSASYLGVLADAAEAADAPADYVARLRARPCRSTGL
- a CDS encoding class I SAM-dependent methyltransferase translates to MTQTRTQTDPDRALKAKHAAMWAMGDYPAVATEVIAPLGPALVEATGVHRGDRVLDVAAGAGNAAVPAALAGADVVASDLTPDLVETGRQAAAAAGATLRWEVADAEHLPYADAEFDAVLSCVGVMFAPHHQEAADELVRVLRPGGRLGLLSWTPEGFIGRMFATMKPYAAPPPPGAQPPPLWGDEGHVRTLLGDRVTGVDARRQTLPVRRFADGAAFRDFFKRTYGPTIACYRGLADAPDRAAELDAALAALGDDALREGTMGWEYLLVTATRA
- a CDS encoding purine-nucleoside phosphorylase, encoding MTEESPYDLARRAAEALAEKTGVEQHDVALVLGSGWLPAADMLGETVAEVATTDLPGFSAAAVAGHSGRIRSVRVGDLRALVFLSRTHYYEGKGVEAVVHGVRTAGRAGCRTIVLTNGCGGLKESWSPGTPVLISDHINLTGRSPIVGATFVDLTDLYSARLREKCRQIDPTLDEGVYVQFPGPHYETPAEVRMAGVMGGHLVGMSTTLEAIAAREAGMEVLGISLVTNLAAGISGQPLDHEEVLAAGRSAAQRMGALLSQVVPQL
- a CDS encoding NAD(P)H-quinone dehydrogenase → MPDHVVIIGGGPGGYEAAHVAAQLGAEVTLVDSDGIGGSAVLTDCVPSKTLIATAEVMSELSGARELGVVFEDHQGDEATSIRVDLGQVNARVKALAADQSHDIKARLERDGVTILQGRGGLSGPDTVVVERPGGREEIVRADAVLLATGAAPRTLPTAQPDGERILTWEQVYDLTEVPTELVVVGSGVTGAEFASAYLNLGVPVTLVSSRDRVLPGEDADAAGVLEDVLRRRGMNVLSRSRMESVTRDGDVVTVALTDGRTVQGSHCILALGSVPNTQDMGLEEAGVHLKDGGFVNVDRVSRTSAKGIYAAGDCTGVLMLASVAAMQGRIAMWHLLGDTVHPLDLKKVSSNVFTDPEIATVGWSQQAVDDGEMQAEVVTLPLSGNPRAKMQGVHDGFVKLLCRPGTGIVVGGVVVAPRASELIHPVALAVAESMTADQLAQAFTVYPSMSGSVAEAARRLHHFRA
- the lpdA gene encoding dihydrolipoyl dehydrogenase; this translates as MTHFDVLVLGAGPGGYVAAIRAAQLGKSVAVIEEKYWGGVCLNVGCIPSKALLRNAELAHILTQEKKTFGIEGDATMSYGPTHQRSRSVADASAKGVHYLMKKNKITEIDGWGTLLGQQDAGHAVEVDHDGSKSTYTCTDLIIATGAKVRMLPGMSVSQNVVTYEEQILDSDLPSSIIIGGSGAIGVEFAYVMKNFGVDVTIVEFLDRMVPTEDPDVSKELLRQYKKLGVKVLLSTKVENVEDTGSGVRVTVSPADGGDSEVLEADKMLAAFGFAPRVDGYGLDATGVKVSDRGAIEVDARGRTNVTGIYAIGDVTGKLMLAHTAEAMGVVAAETIADAETIEIDFDFIPRATFCQPQIASFGYSEEQAEEKGYDVKVAQFPFSANGKARGMAETVGFVKIVADSEHNEIVGAHLIGPEVTELLPALTLAQKWDLTADEVARNIFAHPTLSEAMKEAVEGIAGHMINL
- a CDS encoding alpha/beta fold hydrolase, translating into MSASGPAQEIRFCEAPDGVRIAYAVSGTGPPLLVSTCWLSHLQHDWESPVWQHFLHDLGRFVTIVRYDERGYGLSDWDVTDHGLEPRVGDLTAVADHMGFERFALMGMAQGGPPAIAYAHRHPERVTRLLFYGSYAGVGTLPDSEELAAFAAMIRVGWGRPQHHFRRVFTSMMIPGATEEQIRWLDELQRVAASATTAATALVERSRADCVDLLDELDVPTLVLHSLRDQMNDFSGGRLLATRIAGARLVPLDSDNHILLGDEPAWSVMVEEVRRFMAPDGAPAPVADGLSAREREVVALVAEGRSNEEIAAALVLSVRTVERHLQNAYTKLGLHGPSARAAAAAALART
- a CDS encoding TetR/AcrR family transcriptional regulator, producing the protein MNDTRQRLLDAATRVLAEQGVENASLLEIARRADQRNRGAVHYHFGSREGLVVAVLEQYADYLAQREGEMLNAARERPDDDLASAIAAIVRPCVQLAEEGWRGACYLQVVAELVEVPLASMDPEVAAMLTKTGGEPVFALIHERMPPMSDDLRVERVSLLTLFVLRSIADRARAADRANGRPQLDTETFTGNLIAMSTAMLTAPTEV